In Colletotrichum destructivum chromosome 8, complete sequence, the following proteins share a genomic window:
- a CDS encoding Putative glycosyltransferase 2, nucleotide-diphospho-sugar transferase, giving the protein MMRGHGGQQGQGQPEGEMVEIDVLQGHHHPHQHQYQPPYQNGQQQNQYQEQYQEYSQNPYDNTHNGHNPYETDPSYAGQEAYGRALTNNANSPYQQQQDQFHQQQQQQQYQQPHAVSAGDDYGPPGWANRHSIGMAGAPSIGPSISGMDTPVDSRAATPTLKSGMQTPFDGDHLPPPRHPWSTDSTPNSPMNQSHQSLQNLLPGQASPVLAKEWVEGSDQIARLHKRDDSDIWKGWKRHVFRLVPLLTILATGMYLVYLGLRIYCVISAQNLAKEIYAQAWVFIAVEVAVAIPSIMHNIWTMWSMKKRQRPKLRLMGDEVPTVDVLLTCCGEEDDLVLDTARAACDVDYPRDRFRVIICDDGKSSGLEAGIAALAMTYPNVFYLARPKYPGVPHHFKAGNLNYALDYVHTMPGGAGQFMAALDADMIPERDWLRAILPHMLIDPKVALACPPQLFYNTPPSDPLAQSLDFFVHVIEPIKDALGVAWCTGSGYCVRREALDEIGNFPLGSLAEDVATSTLMLGKGWKTAYIHEPLQFGTVPEDYGGHLKQRTRWAIGTVDTSFKLNFCLYGEKVKQMTTAQRFSGFLYATLSLYTILLTLSMFAIPIILVMGKPLVAYANYEQLRWLIRACFAATITNRLCEFALFIPAGYHTGQRGSRYQLWMSPYIALCIIRSFILPTWLGGQTQAFKPTGSLGSALNERDPKTRKGMFRRLWGVLINYMAIFHLAFVYLTLVGVVLTSYRCFYVNDDLRDTLMCLITHAFWPPLTFIFICSSLWTPIAYAIDPPNMPEREQLLDRDPKTFVAHPSKQSKKIAFGGQAAWFETELTVTTGYTILVFVLSFIY; this is encoded by the exons ATGATGAGGGGACAcggcggccagcagggcCAGGGTCAACCTGAGGGGGAAATGGTGGAAATCGACGTTCTTCAAGGCCATCACCACCCTCACCAGCACCAATATCAGCCGCCGTACCAGAacggccagcagcagaaCCAGTACCAAGAACAATACCAGGAGTACTCGCAGAACCCCTACGACAACACTCACAACGGCCACAACCCGTACGAGACCGATCCCAGCTACGCCGGCCAGGAGGCCTACGGACGCGCCCTGACGAACAACGCGAACTCGCCgtaccagcagcagcaggaccagtttcatcagcagcagcaacagcagcagtacCAGCAGCCGCACGCCGTTTCCGCCGGGGACGACTACGGCCCTCCCGGCTGGGCGAATCGTCACTCGATTGGCATGGCTGGCGCACCTTCGATCGGCCCGTCTATCTCGGGCATGGACACGCCCGTCGACTCGAGAgccgcgacgccgacacTCAAGAGCGGCATGCAGACGCCGTTCGACGGCGACCATCTGCCTCCGCCGAGGCATCCGTGGTCGACGGATTCCACGCCCAACAGCCCAATG AACCAGAGCCATCAGAGCTTGCAgaacctcctccccggccAGGCTTCTCCCGTGCTCGCCAAGGAATGGGTCGAGGGCAGCGACCAGATCGCGCGGCTTCACAAGCGTGACGACTCGGACATCTGGAAGGGCTGGAAGCGACACGTCTTCCGGCTGGTGCCTCTGCTGACGATCCTCGCGACGGGCATGTACCTCGTctacctcggcctccgcaTCTACTGCGTCATCTCGGCGCAGAACCTGGCCAAGGAGATCTACGCGCAGGCCTGGgtcttcatcgccgtcgaggtcgccgtcgctaTCCCGTCCATCATGCACAACATCTGGACCATGTGGTCCATGAAGAAGCGCCAGCGCCCTAAGTTGAGGCTCATGGGCGACGAGGTGCCCACTGTCGACGTGCTGCTGACGTGCtgcggcgaggaggacgacctgGTGCTCGACACGGCCCGCGCCGCCTGCGACGTCGACTACCCGCGGGACCGCTTCCGCGTCATCAtctgcgacgacggcaagtcctccgggctcgaggccggcatcgccgccctggccatGACCTACCCGAACGTCTTCTACCTGGCCCGGCCCAAGTACCCCGGCGTGCCTCACCACTTCAAGGCCGGTAACCTCAACTACGCCCTCGACTACGTCCACACAATGCCCGGCGGTGCTGGCCAGTTTATGGCTGCTCTCGACGCTGATATG ATCCCTGAGCGCGACTGGCTCCGTGCCATCCTGCCTCACATGCTCATCGACCCCAAGGTGGCCCTCGCGTGCCCCCCGCAGCTGTTCTACaacacgccgccgtccgacCCCCTGGCGCAGTcgctcgacttcttcgtccaCGTCATCGAGCCCATCAAGGAcgcgctcggcgtcgcctgGTGCACCGGTTCCGGCTACTGCGTCCGccgcgaggccctcgacgagatcgGCAACTTCCCGCTCGgctccctcgccgaggacgtggcCACGTCGACCCTGATGCTCGGCAAGGGCTGGAAGACGGCGTACATCCACGAGCCCCTGCAGTTCGGCACCGTCCCCGAGGACTACGGCGGCCACCTCAAGCAGCGCACCCGCTGGgccatcggcaccgtcgacACCTCGTTCAAGCTCAACTTTTGCCTCTACGGCGAGAAGGTGAAGCAGATGACGACGGCCCAgcgcttctcgggcttccTGTACGCGACGCTGTCGCTGTACACGATCCTCCTGACGCTGTCCATGTTCGccatccccatcatcctcgtcatggGCAAGCCGCTGGTGGCCTACGCCAACTACGAGCAGCTCCGCTGGCTGATCCGCGCGTGcttcgccgccaccatcaccaaccGCCTCTGCGAGttcgccctcttcatccCGGCGGGCTACCACACGGGCCAGCGCGGGTCGCGCTACCAGCTCTGGATGTCGCCCTACATCGCCCTCTGCATCATCCGGTCCTTCATCCTGCCGACctggctcggcggccagACGCAGGCCTTCAAGCCCACCGGCTCGCTCGGCTCCGCCCTCAACGAGCGCGACCCCAAGACGCGCAAGGGCATGTTCCGCCGCCTCTGGGGCGTGCTTATCAACTACATGGCCATCTTCCACCTCGCCTTCGTCTACCTgaccctcgtcggcgtcgtgctGACGTCGTACCGCTGCTTCTACGTCAACGACGACCTGCGCGACACCCTCATGTGCCTCATCACCCACGCCTTCTGGCCGCCCCTGaccttcatcttcatctgcAGCTCGCTCTGGACCCCCATCGCCTACGCCATCGACCCGCCCAACATGCCCGAGCGCGAGCAGCTGCTCGACCGCGACCCCAAGACCTTTGTCGCCCACCCGTCCAAGCAGAGCAAGAAGATCGCCTTtggcggccaggccgccTGGTTCGAGACCGAGCTGACCGTCACCACGGGCTACACCATCCTCGTCTTTGTGCTCTCATTCATCTACTAA